One genomic segment of Drosophila melanogaster chromosome 3R includes these proteins:
- the CG2926 gene encoding uncharacterized protein, isoform B, producing MSDRDSDAVSDAGPRLSQQRGQRNRRIIMRIEFKDSEDSASDQDRDDRPSCSAATRLRRSTRRQEVASHSDSDSVPRKSTRKLRNRYGPRSDCSSSGSDIDQLPTRTRKRKKVESSDEEEPERTPNAVGRIQPMPADPDDGFSSDISSNDLLEKCPICLLTFRQQEIGTPATCEHIFCAACIDAWSRNVQTCPIDRIEFDRIIVRDSYASRRVVREVRLDLSKSNTELVVDDEADTAALSEEEVTNCEICESPDREDVMLLCDSCNQGYHMDCLDPPLYEIPAGSWYCDNCIDSDDEDDNEQLELADDLDQLYEDIRGMGLPETRLRVREVQEPPRILRTRQNERIRAAVLRRTRSGATSAEDSTLTRTRTRTTTTTTTTTTTTRRTTTSTKKRPVQRRRRRRTRYRTYVVEYDLNNFDEKFALKTSKKVIRRRRRRRRRGVATASSEGPGRRLSASKRLAEQMGVKSEGFQSSHLSGGTASSFSLFGNANDLEYFSDSEPDAVSQISSAGLGSTAVQTSVRIGSIGAPRIRKALLQGKARIAAPPTAPTSAPAADILSSILDLQDRWHDASRNLGEVHIRADGTLNIPQRPAPTATEAPLPKAGTSKTEKHLTQAPLYQQGGGGPNYNRGGGAGSSDSYNNRYSGNTSYRGGGGGGAGGSSGGSGVPSSSGEASSRHLTGEGDGQGGGGFGNQNFSSSGSNNNTNMSSFIPFHLRFNTPTRQQQPRQQNVLPANQPTPPFPGSAPPPAPVASSSNNFSGQTPMFAAPLNHHPAPVMGMPVVLSIPPPPMPPASLPWNSPLFKITPLQQAPAKSNDGNQNDDVDNCPNFSIYSQESQAVANASAMPSGVPHGPADASDKFLKPNIMLLKPKQAI from the exons ATGTCCGACCGTGATTCCGATGCCGTATCCGACGCTGGTCCTCGCCTGAGTCAGCAGCGCGGGCAGCGGAACCGGCGCATCATAATGCGGATCGAGTTCAAGGACTCGGAGGATTCGGCGTCGGATCAAGACCGGGATGACCGCCCCTCCTGCTCCGCGGCGACGCGCCTGAGACGCAGCACCCGTCGACAGGAGGTGGCTTCGCATTCGGATTCCGACTCCGTGCCCCGGAAGTCTACGCGGAAGCTGCGCAATCGCTACGGGCCGCGGAGCGATTGCTCATCCAGCGGCAGCGAT ATCGATCAACTGCCGACGAGAACCAGAAAACGAAAGAAGGTAGAGTCCTCCGATGAGGAGGAGCCCGAGCGGACGCCCAACGCGGTTGGAAGAATCCAACCCATGCCCGCTGACCCCGACGACGGCTTCAGTTCCGACATCAGCAGTAACGATCTGCTGGAGAAGTGCCCCATTTGCTTGCTCACTTTCCGGCAGCAGGAGATTGGTACGCCAGCAACATGCGAGCACATATTCTGCGCGGCCTGCATCGACGCCTGGTCCCGAAATGTCCAAACTTGTCCCATTGATCGCATTGAATTTGACCGGATTATCGTGCGGGACTCGTACGCTAGTCGCCGGGTGGTGAGAGAAGTGAGGTTGGACCTGAGTAAGTCCAATACTGAATTGGTGGTAGATGACGAGGCAGACACCGCTGCGCTTTCCGAAGAGGAGGTCACCAACTGCGAAATCTGCGAAAGTCCGGATCGGGAGGATGTAATGTTGTTGTGCGATAGCTGCAATCAGGGATACCACATGGACTGCCTAGACCCGCCGCTGTACGAGATCCCAGCTGGGTCGTGGTATTGCGACAACTGTATTGACTCCGACGACGAGGATGATAATGAGCAGCTGGAGCTGGCTGACGACTTGGATCAGCTATACGAGGATATTAGAGGTATGGGCTTGCCGGAGACTCGTCTCAGGGTACGTGAGGTGCAGGAACCGCCAAGAATCCTGCGCACCCGTCAAAACGAACGCATAAGGGCTGCTGTACTGCGACGTACTCGCTCGGGCGCTACGTCGGCGGAAGATTCCACACTGACCCGGACTCGTacccgcaccaccaccacaacaacaaccactacTACAACTACTCGGCGCACAACCACAAGCACGAAAAAAAGACCTGTTCAGCGGCGGCGACGGAGAAGGACTCGCTATCGCACCTACGTGGTCGAGTACGATCTAAACAACTTTGACGAAAAGTTCGCCCTTAAAACCAGCAAGAAAGTGATAAGACGGCGTAGGCGTCGGCGTCGTCGTGGAGTCGCCACTGCCTCTAGTGAGGGGCCTGGTCGACGTCTTTCAGCCAGCAAGCGACTTGCAGAGCAGATGGGAGTAAAATCGGAAGGATTTCAAAGTTCTCATCTAAGTGGTGGAACAGCCTCCAGTTTCTCGCTATTTGGCAATGCGAACGACCTGGAGTATTTCTCCGATAGTGAGCCAGACGCAGTGAGCCAGATCAGTTCTGCTGGACTCGGATCGACTGCAGTGCAAACCTCAGTGCGCATTGGAAGCATTGGAGCACCGCGCATCCGTAAAGCCTTGCTCCAAGGCAAGGCGCGCATAGCAGCGCCGCCCACAGCTCCGACTTCAGCTCCCGCTGCAGACATACTGTCTAGCATTTTGGATTTGCAGGATCGCTGGCACGATGCTTCACGTAACCTAGGCGAAGTGCATATTAGGGCGGACGGTACCCTCAATATTCCCCAGAGACCTGCACCTACAGCGACGGAAGCGCCTTTACCGAAAGCAGGTACTTCTAAGACCGAGAAGCATTTAACCCAGGCACCGCTTTACCAACAGGGAGGAGGAGGACCTAACTACAACAGAGGCGGAGGAGCAGGCTCAAGTGATAGTTACAACAATCGTTACAGCGGCAATACCAGTTACCGCGGAGGTGGTGGAGGCGGCGCTGGAGGATCTAGCGGTGGTAGTGGTGTGCCCAGCAGTAGCGGGGAAGCTTCCTCGCGACACTTGACCGGTGAAGGAGACGGCCAAGGAGGCGGTGGCTTTGGCAACCAAAACTTTAGCAGCTCCGgctccaacaacaacactaATATGTCAAGCTTTATTCCGTTCCATCTGCGATTCAACACGCCCACCCGCCAGCAGCAACCACGACAGCAAAACGTGCTGCCAGCTAACCAACCCACCCCGCCTTTCCCTGGAAGTGCACCGCCTCCAGCCCCAGTAGCGTCGTCATCAAACAATTTTTCGGGACAGACTCCAATGTTTGCAGCTCCCCTCAATCATCATCCTGCACCAGTGATGGGTATGCCAGTTGTGCTGTCCATACCACCTCCGCCTATGCCACCTGCCAGCCTTCCATGGAACAGTCCTCTCTTCAAGATAACCCCACTCCAGCAAGCACCGGCCAAATCCAACGATGGCAACCAAAACGACGATGTTGACAACTGCCCAAACTTCTCAATTTACTCGCAGGAGTCGCAGGCGGTTGCTAATGCCTCGGCGATGCCGTCAGGGGTTCCACACGGACCAGCGGATGCATCTGATAAG tttttaaaaccaaatataatGTTATTGAAACCAAAGCAAGCAATATAA
- the CG2926 gene encoding uncharacterized protein, isoform A: MSDRDSDAVSDAGPRLSQQRGQRNRRIIMRIEFKDSEDSASDQDRDDRPSCSAATRLRRSTRRQEVASHSDSDSVPRKSTRKLRNRYGPRSDCSSSGSDIDQLPTRTRKRKKVESSDEEEPERTPNAVGRIQPMPADPDDGFSSDISSNDLLEKCPICLLTFRQQEIGTPATCEHIFCAACIDAWSRNVQTCPIDRIEFDRIIVRDSYASRRVVREVRLDLSKSNTELVVDDEADTAALSEEEVTNCEICESPDREDVMLLCDSCNQGYHMDCLDPPLYEIPAGSWYCDNCIDSDDEDDNEQLELADDLDQLYEDIRGMGLPETRLRVREVQEPPRILRTRQNERIRAAVLRRTRSGATSAEDSTLTRTRTRTTTTTTTTTTTTRRTTTSTKKRPVQRRRRRRTRYRTYVVEYDLNNFDEKFALKTSKKVIRRRRRRRRRGVATASSEGPGRRLSASKRLAEQMGVKSEGFQSSHLSGGTASSFSLFGNANDLEYFSDSEPDAVSQISSAGLGSTAVQTSVRIGSIGAPRIRKALLQGKARIAAPPTAPTSAPAADILSSILDLQDRWHDASRNLGEVHIRADGTLNIPQRPAPTATEAPLPKAGTSKTEKHLTQAPLYQQGGGGPNYNRGGGAGSSDSYNNRYSGNTSYRGGGGGGAGGSSGGSGVPSSSGEASSRHLTGEGDGQGGGGFGNQNFSSSGSNNNTNMSSFIPFHLRFNTPTRQQQPRQQNVLPANQPTPPFPGSAPPPAPVASSSNNFSGQTPMFAAPLNHHPAPVMGMPVVLSIPPPPMPPASLPWNSPLFKITPLQQAPAKSNDGNQNDDVDNCPNFSIYSQESQAVANASAMPSGVPHGPADASDKDDDDMNEDLVQLDDDDEDTDIPLPLGPEPEPVPEKVPKSSDDDLYEPENPTEEPEEPEMFEESCDAVPTEKSESSDHEPSNSNVQAAAPEENDAEEARTRSTPSPLVKEDRAADRDRAKGVLELYDDSDWEELDIDKPKEFEKALLTETEAQVSPKRAPSKRPPSKKDTSLERDVNESGSEHEQDRSYTPCLDEKNLAEEEEAGTTHQNNVSTSPKTRSSKVSGDEDEPEKAVGTDIQSEDELNNENESPRRSRSRGTANNKKDKSKSRSKRNKGETFKKVGKRQKDRNYRGDKSEPDRSPRPDSRSLTPKMRSKSPRVSKSISRSRSGSRSRCKSKSFSRSRSRSPSRSRNRRRRNSRSKSYSRSHSRSRSRSNSHSRQRFSFRGRDHQRGFFRGRGGLRLNYRNQQFHNRPFQHYGQNYHQNQNYHHQHNQHQNYFPPNQHGQHQQYFQRPKRRELPRYDVRNVVGTSRHQTQAKDRYGRDAMRSHRSRSGRRNSRSFSRSVSRDSRVSLRSRSGSPKRRSFSMSPTPPPGTSPPPHKHGRGRQTSTNRRYARSPSPAPSPRNERATSPVQSVHSRRSRSHTPNRINGDGNRSSLYMGSPHYTPRISRSRSRSRSKSPKDMHKKKKKKSDKKKRRKRTGSSSPTTAARMRRISRQRDPFEDADDFLAPQRKRKKAGITTGQWSPSPSPGRCDFLHDSALQDKNSSWTPPLGTPKGGHYNNDGGLTPKKTKRKRDKSKKKRKQHQLEKPRKEKKRKRRTQTPEPLPSKEVFASGNNILVSVSFNKESNTNNASATLSSQQQSVVTIPPGREDLLSNRMTSMTSMASMASNSNICSAVGAVKKTKRKRKKLEAKPVAIIDLERSPFQVHQEPADVIVLTDSEDATEPLSSRRERERDRDHELMRENGQREKTPQVGSLDAIMETSYENMTQSTGPKTPPEPPLVKFNLPTKKIQHKVRNNPLHEDVDDINSADELEASCSMAPAEQTPQHGHASHDGGQKIGPNTPPESGPCSPDAYDPFEPTKSPSLSPRSPTLTPSQNLDQQTVSMPASGAIGPGSGDKGESDGAHVTGSNASTNTQAQGNALNPVDLVMALMNKPNQSGSIQQESEVSSAQYISSSSLSLSLGVGSSTGGGGGGAGGGDNHDKTADGKTITVLSNVLLTSSSVVSSSQHIPSISSPTPPSKKLTPLPKAGGSVASSSSGVGNIPTTSSGIGGTRNGSGLGNAGGSSNALDDSFSMEIESPYSPGSADYEDLFEPPIPLEASRRAKGGATGGKVEIFDNLFGSSSPISNIRMTSRYNTAVGKKSNRTKADRKSKVKGARNPDFYDDVPNSATDLQNKDRLLRKLNRQERVVEEVKLVLKPYFNKKAITKDDYKDIMRRAVPKICHSRSGEINPHKIKNLIDAYVRKFRAKHKKLSLLNTGQVSSAVKCAAYLKKL; the protein is encoded by the exons ATGTCCGACCGTGATTCCGATGCCGTATCCGACGCTGGTCCTCGCCTGAGTCAGCAGCGCGGGCAGCGGAACCGGCGCATCATAATGCGGATCGAGTTCAAGGACTCGGAGGATTCGGCGTCGGATCAAGACCGGGATGACCGCCCCTCCTGCTCCGCGGCGACGCGCCTGAGACGCAGCACCCGTCGACAGGAGGTGGCTTCGCATTCGGATTCCGACTCCGTGCCCCGGAAGTCTACGCGGAAGCTGCGCAATCGCTACGGGCCGCGGAGCGATTGCTCATCCAGCGGCAGCGAT ATCGATCAACTGCCGACGAGAACCAGAAAACGAAAGAAGGTAGAGTCCTCCGATGAGGAGGAGCCCGAGCGGACGCCCAACGCGGTTGGAAGAATCCAACCCATGCCCGCTGACCCCGACGACGGCTTCAGTTCCGACATCAGCAGTAACGATCTGCTGGAGAAGTGCCCCATTTGCTTGCTCACTTTCCGGCAGCAGGAGATTGGTACGCCAGCAACATGCGAGCACATATTCTGCGCGGCCTGCATCGACGCCTGGTCCCGAAATGTCCAAACTTGTCCCATTGATCGCATTGAATTTGACCGGATTATCGTGCGGGACTCGTACGCTAGTCGCCGGGTGGTGAGAGAAGTGAGGTTGGACCTGAGTAAGTCCAATACTGAATTGGTGGTAGATGACGAGGCAGACACCGCTGCGCTTTCCGAAGAGGAGGTCACCAACTGCGAAATCTGCGAAAGTCCGGATCGGGAGGATGTAATGTTGTTGTGCGATAGCTGCAATCAGGGATACCACATGGACTGCCTAGACCCGCCGCTGTACGAGATCCCAGCTGGGTCGTGGTATTGCGACAACTGTATTGACTCCGACGACGAGGATGATAATGAGCAGCTGGAGCTGGCTGACGACTTGGATCAGCTATACGAGGATATTAGAGGTATGGGCTTGCCGGAGACTCGTCTCAGGGTACGTGAGGTGCAGGAACCGCCAAGAATCCTGCGCACCCGTCAAAACGAACGCATAAGGGCTGCTGTACTGCGACGTACTCGCTCGGGCGCTACGTCGGCGGAAGATTCCACACTGACCCGGACTCGTacccgcaccaccaccacaacaacaaccactacTACAACTACTCGGCGCACAACCACAAGCACGAAAAAAAGACCTGTTCAGCGGCGGCGACGGAGAAGGACTCGCTATCGCACCTACGTGGTCGAGTACGATCTAAACAACTTTGACGAAAAGTTCGCCCTTAAAACCAGCAAGAAAGTGATAAGACGGCGTAGGCGTCGGCGTCGTCGTGGAGTCGCCACTGCCTCTAGTGAGGGGCCTGGTCGACGTCTTTCAGCCAGCAAGCGACTTGCAGAGCAGATGGGAGTAAAATCGGAAGGATTTCAAAGTTCTCATCTAAGTGGTGGAACAGCCTCCAGTTTCTCGCTATTTGGCAATGCGAACGACCTGGAGTATTTCTCCGATAGTGAGCCAGACGCAGTGAGCCAGATCAGTTCTGCTGGACTCGGATCGACTGCAGTGCAAACCTCAGTGCGCATTGGAAGCATTGGAGCACCGCGCATCCGTAAAGCCTTGCTCCAAGGCAAGGCGCGCATAGCAGCGCCGCCCACAGCTCCGACTTCAGCTCCCGCTGCAGACATACTGTCTAGCATTTTGGATTTGCAGGATCGCTGGCACGATGCTTCACGTAACCTAGGCGAAGTGCATATTAGGGCGGACGGTACCCTCAATATTCCCCAGAGACCTGCACCTACAGCGACGGAAGCGCCTTTACCGAAAGCAGGTACTTCTAAGACCGAGAAGCATTTAACCCAGGCACCGCTTTACCAACAGGGAGGAGGAGGACCTAACTACAACAGAGGCGGAGGAGCAGGCTCAAGTGATAGTTACAACAATCGTTACAGCGGCAATACCAGTTACCGCGGAGGTGGTGGAGGCGGCGCTGGAGGATCTAGCGGTGGTAGTGGTGTGCCCAGCAGTAGCGGGGAAGCTTCCTCGCGACACTTGACCGGTGAAGGAGACGGCCAAGGAGGCGGTGGCTTTGGCAACCAAAACTTTAGCAGCTCCGgctccaacaacaacactaATATGTCAAGCTTTATTCCGTTCCATCTGCGATTCAACACGCCCACCCGCCAGCAGCAACCACGACAGCAAAACGTGCTGCCAGCTAACCAACCCACCCCGCCTTTCCCTGGAAGTGCACCGCCTCCAGCCCCAGTAGCGTCGTCATCAAACAATTTTTCGGGACAGACTCCAATGTTTGCAGCTCCCCTCAATCATCATCCTGCACCAGTGATGGGTATGCCAGTTGTGCTGTCCATACCACCTCCGCCTATGCCACCTGCCAGCCTTCCATGGAACAGTCCTCTCTTCAAGATAACCCCACTCCAGCAAGCACCGGCCAAATCCAACGATGGCAACCAAAACGACGATGTTGACAACTGCCCAAACTTCTCAATTTACTCGCAGGAGTCGCAGGCGGTTGCTAATGCCTCGGCGATGCCGTCAGGGGTTCCACACGGACCAGCGGATGCATCTGATAAG GATGATGACGATATGAATGAAGATTTAGTACAAttagatgatgatgatgaggataCGGATATACCATTGCCTTTGGGGCCTGAGCCCGAACCCGTTCCCGAAAAAGTCCCGAAAAGTAGTGATGATGACCTCTACGAGCCAGAGAATCCAACCGAAGAACCTGAAGAACCCGAAATGTTCGAAGAGTCCTGTGACGCTGTTCCAACGGAGAAGTCCGAGTCCTCAGATCACGAGCCAAGCAACTCCAACGTGCAAGCTGCAGCCCCAGAGGAAAACGATGCTGAGGAAGCTAGGACGCGCAGCACTCCCAGCCCACTGGTCAAAGAGGATCGCGCTGCGGATCGAGATCGGGCCAAGGGAGTACTCGAGCTTTATGATGATAGCGACTGGGAGGAGTTAGACATTGACAAACCGAAAGAGTTCGAGAAGGCACTGCTTACGGAAACGGAGGCACAGGTCAGCCCCAAGAGAGCTCCGTCTAAGCGACCACCATCAAAAAAGGATACAAGCTTAGAGAGAGATGTCAACGAAAGCGGTAGCGAGCACGAGCAGGATCGCTCGTACACGCCCTGTCTGGACGAAAAAAATTTGGCAGAGGAGGAAGAGGCTGGGACAACGCATCAAAACAATGTAAGTACGAGTCCCAAGACTCGATCCTCTAAAGTTTCCGGCGACGAGGATGAGCCAGAGAAAGCTGTCGGTACGGATATTCAGTCAGAGGACGAATTGAACAACGAAAACGAGTCACCGCGACGCAGTCGAAGCCGTGGCACGGCTAACAATAAAAAAGACAAGTCAAAGTCGCGTTCAAAACGCAACAAGGGCGAGACTTTCAAAAAGGTCGGCAAGCGGCAAAAGGATCGCAACTATCGTGGAGACAAGTCGGAGCCAGATCGGAGCCCGCGTCCAGACTCCAGGAGTCTCACTCCAAAGATGCGTTCTAAGAGCCCGAGAGTCAGCAAGAGCATTAGTCGCAGTAGGAGTGGAAGCAGGAGCAGATGTAAGAGCAAGAGTTTTAGTAGAAGCAGAAGTCGTTCCCCAAGTCGCAGTAGGAACAGGCGTCGACGTAACAGCCGTTCCAAGTCCTACTCCCGCTCTCATTCTAGGTCTCGATCGCGTTCGAACTCGCATAGCCGCCAGAGATTTTCCTTTCGCGGAAGGGACCACCAGCGCGGCTTTTTCCGTGGCCGTGGAGGCCTCCGTTTAAACTACCGCAACCAGCAGTTCCACAACAGGCCGTTCCAGCATTACGGCCAAAATTATCACCAGAACCAAAACTACCACCATCAGCACAATCAGCACCAAAATTACTTTCCACCCAATCAGCATGGCCAGCATCAGCAGTACTTTCAACGTCCCAAACGAAGGGAACTACCTCGCTATGATGTTCGAAATGTGGTGGGCACATCGAGACATCAGACACAGGCCAAGGATCGCTATGGACGCGACGCAATGCGGTCGCACAGAAGTCGTTCGGGAAGGCGAAACTCACGCAGTTTCTCACGTAGTGTTTCTCGTGACTCGCGGGTCTCCCTGCGCTCCCGATCTGGTTCCCCCAAGCGACGCAGCTTTAGCATGTCGCCCACGCCACCGCCAGGAACGTCACCTCCTCCTCATAAACATGGTAGGGGCCGTCAAACCTCTACGAACAGACGCTATGCACGCTCACCCTCACCGGCACCGTCTCCCCGCAATGAAAGGGCGACTAGTCCAGTTCAATCAGTTCACTCCAGAAGATCGCGCTCGCACACTCCCAACCGCATCAACGGAGATGGTAATAGATCATCCCTATATATGGGCTCGCCACACTACACGCCACGGATAAGTCGCAGCCGCAGCAGAAGTCGTTCCAAGAGTCCCAAGGATATGcacaagaagaaaaaaaagaagtcagataaaaagaaaaggagGAAGAGGACGGGCAGCAGCAGTCCGACGACAGCAGCGCGGATGCGTCGCATCTCGCGGCAACGTGATCCCTTCGAGGATGCCGACGACTTCCTCGCTCCCCAGAGAAAACGAAAGAAGGCAGGAATAACGACTGGTCAGTGGTCACCATCGCCATCACCCGGTCGCTGCGATTTCCTGCACGACAGCGCCCTTCAGGACAAAAACTCGTCTTGGACGCCCCCACTTGGAACGCCCAAGGGTGGCCATTATAATAACGATGGCGGGCTAACACCCAAAAAAACCAAGCGTAAGCGGGACaagagcaaaaagaaaagaaaacagcaTCAGTTGGAGAAGCCACGCAAAGAAAAGAAGCGTAAACGTCGTACCCAGACACCAGAACCTCTGCCATCGAAGGAGGTATTTGCTTCGGGCAACAATATTCTGGTTAGCGTAAGTTTCAACAAAGAGTCGAACACAAACAATGCTAGCGCCACGCTGAGCTCCCAGCAGCAGTCTGTAGTTACAATCCCACCCGGCAGGGAGGATCTGCTAAGCAATCGCATGACGTCCATGACGTCCATGGCGTCCATGGCATCCAATAGCAACATTTGCAGTGCTGTGGGAGCAGTAAAGAAGACGAAGCGCAAGCGTAAAAAGTTGGAGGCTAAGCCAGTGGCTATCATCGATCTGGAACGCTCGCCCTTTCAAGTTCATCAGGAGCCGGCAGATGTCATTGTGCTCACAGACAGCGAGGATGCGACAGAGCCACTCTCATCAAGAAGGGAGAGGGAGCGCGACAGGGATCACGAGCTAATGAGGGAAAATGGGCAAAGAGAGAAGACTCCCCAGGTCGGATCCTTGGACGCAATCATGGAGACCTCGTATGAGAACATGACGCAGTCAACGGGTCCTAAGACACCACCTGAACCACCTCTCGTCAAGTTCAACCTGCCTACCAAAAAGATCCAGCACAAGGTGCGCAACAACCCTCTTCACGAAGACGTTGACGATATTAACTCTGCGGACGAGCTGGAGGCGTCATGTTCTATGGCGCCTGCGGAGCAGACTCCCCAGCACGGCCATGCCAGTCACGATGGCGGTCAGAAGATTGGCCCTAATACACCGCCAGAGTCGGGACCGTGCTCACCAGATGCCTATGATCCCTTCGAGCCCACCAAGTCGCCCTCACTTTCGCCACGTTCGCCGACACTAACTCCGAGTCAAAACCTAGATCAGCAAACAGTTAGTATGCCAGCGAGTGGCGCAATCGGACCGGGATCTGGCGACAAGGGAGAGAGTGATGGCGCCCATGTAACCGGGTCAAATGCGAGCACCAACACTCAGGCACAGGGGAACGCCCTTAATCCGGTTGATCTGGTGATGGCGCTGATGAACAAACCGAACCAGAGCGGGTCCATTCAGCAAGAGAGTGAGGTGAGCTCCGCCCAGTACATCAGCAGTAGTTCCCTCAGCCTGTCCCTGGGCGTTGGGTCTAGCAcgggcggcggcggaggaggtgcTGGCGGAGGCGACAACCATGACAAGACAGCCGATGGGAAGACCATAACCGTTCTTTCTAACGTGCTGCTCACGAGCAGCAGCGTGGTGTCGAGTTCGCAGCACATACCTTCAATTTCCAGTCCCACACCTCCTTCTAAGAAGCTCACTCCATTGCCCAAGGCCGGAGGCAGtgtggccagcagcagcagtggggTCGGCAACATCCCCACCACGAGTAGCGGAATAGGTGGCACCCGAAACGGAAGTGGCCTCGGAAATGCCGGAGGATCCAGCAATGCTTTAGACGACTCCTTCAGCATGGAAATCGAGAGTCCTTACTCGCCGGGCTCGGCGGACTACGAAGATCTGTTCGAGCCACCCATTCCATTGGAAGCCAGCAGGCGAGCAAAGGGTGGAGCAACCGGAGGCAAGGTAGAAATTTTCGACAACCTGTTCGGAAGCAGTTCGCCCATTAGTAACATCCGGATGACTTCCCGGTACAACACAGCGGTGGGCAAAAAGTCAAATCGCACCAAGGCCGACCGAAAATCAAAAGTAAAAG GT